A region from the Panicum hallii strain FIL2 chromosome 1, PHallii_v3.1, whole genome shotgun sequence genome encodes:
- the LOC112885490 gene encoding uncharacterized protein LOC112885490, translated as MDKTIMSNQAGKVLKKGKKKQAKDELDRQKQAEKKRRRLEKALANSAAIISELEKKKQKKKEEQQRLDEEGAAIAEAVALHVLIGEDSDEPCHLMLNKHRRCSHWDPSAGFEFTMDAQAADIYSSDGLICASHAYAPKGRWADWGIGQPLPSWGEVRDLQGPYYQGTFHQTVNCPGFVAAQAVSSLQIREDSSEITSPSQGAAAATVVNRMLGGANRLNLYREI; from the coding sequence ATGGACAAGACTATCATGAGCAATCAGGCAGGCAAAGTCTtgaagaaagggaaaaagaaacaGGCCAAGGATGAACTGGATCGCCAGAAGCAGGCTGAGAAGAAGAGGCGCCGGCTAGAGAAAGCGCTGGCAAACTCGGCTGCCATTATTTCAGAGCTGGAAaagaagaagcagaagaagaaagaagaacagcaaaggctggatgAGGAAGGTGCTGCCATAGCTGAAGCAGTCGCTCTTCATGTTCTCATAGGTGAAGACTCCGATGAACCCTGCCACTTGATGCTAAACAAGCACAGAAGGTGCAGCCATTGGGATCCCTCGGCTGGCTTTGAATTCACCATGGATGCACAAGCCGCTGATATTTATTCTTCAGATGGACTGATTTGCGCCAGCCATGCATATGCTCCCAAAGGGAGGTGGGCTGATTGGGGGATTGGCCAGCCATTGCCATCTTGGGGAGAAGTGAGGGACCTCCAAGGCCCGTACTATCAAGGAACATTCCATCAGACAGTCAACTGCCCTGGTTTCGTAGCAGCCCAAGCAGTGTCGTCGTTGCAGATCAGAGAAGACTCGTCAGAAATCACATCTCCAAGCCAAGGAGCGGCAGCTGCAACTGTGGTTAACAGGATGCTTGGCGGTGCCAACAGGCTGAACCTTTACAGAGAGATATAA
- the LOC112885473 gene encoding MADS-box protein SOC1-like isoform X2 has protein sequence MVAAAAAAPDQRQIVPSDASRKKGRRGRREMRRIEDTTSRQVTFSKRRSGLFKKAHELSVLCDAEVALIVFSPRHRLYQFASATDLQNTIDRYLNHTKGTPTDERVDEPGVEKWKYEATTLGQKIDAIEAYKRKLLGESLGSCSIQELQELELQLEKSLSSIRQRKQKKLMDQILELRQKEQKLAKENAMLRDQCKALPLLLLNDIKGRMDAAAGGEEEADDGRMEDVETELAIGIGRRWPSNSSVGAEPPQHGSMSA, from the exons AtggtggccgcggcggcggcggcgcccgacCAGCGGCAGATCGTGCCGTCGGACGCCAGCAGGAAGAAggggcgccgcggccgccgcgagaTGCGCCGGATCGAGGACACCACTAGCCGCCAGGTCACCTTCTCCAAGCGCCGGAGCGGCCTCTTCAAGAAGGCCCACGAGCTCTCCGTGCTGTGCGACGCCGAGGTCGCGCTCATCGTCTTCTCACCGCGCCACCGCCTCTACCAGTTCGCCTCCGCCACCGA CTTGCAGAATACAATTGATCGCTACCTGAACCACACAAAAGGCACACCTACAGACGAGAGAGTTGATGAACCAGGCGTAGAG AAGTGGAAATATGAGGCTACAACCTTGGGACAGAAGATTGACGCGATCGAGGCATACAAGAG GAAGCTGCTTGGAGAGAGCCTTGGATCTTGTTCAATTCAGGAGCTACAAGAGCTGGAGTTGCAGCTGGAGAAGAGCCTAAGCAGCATCAGGCAAAGGAAG caaaagaagctgaTGGATCAGATTTTGGAGTTGAGGCAGAAG GAGCAGAAACTCGCAAAGGAGAACGCGATGCTCCGCGATCAG TGTAAGGccctgcctctgctgctgctgaatGATATCAAGGGCCGTATGGATGCTGCTgccggcggcgaagaagaagcGGATGATGGGCGCATGGAGGACGTGGAGACGGAGTTGGCCATCGGAATCGGAAGAAGATGGCCGAGTAATAGCAGTGTgggcgccgagccgccgcagcATGGATCGATGAGCGCATGA
- the LOC112895387 gene encoding trihelix transcription factor GT-2-like yields the protein MQSGYGGVSEFQQFIMDGGFAMSAPPQQPQPPQPAAAQELGGPFRYQPLHHHALPPQHHHHAPHMPPHFAHFGAPPQAPFTQQLLHQAAAAGHHHHLQLFHEQHHHHKPPPPQPQQHQPQQSAPSRWAPQHHHQQPHQQHHHPHHLGFDVEAVPESSGAGAGSAASGGAAPPGVPPFLAAAMNFKLAVDAGGGSGATGGTDDALNDGGGGAGSGMMLHVGGGGGGGDDEAAPESRLRRWNGDEETSIKEPTWRPLDIDYLHSTSSSKRAPGKEKVATPESPAPTAAAANYFKKGDDNAAAAAAAAAAASAGGSNYKLFSELEAIYKPGSSGAGGAQTGSGSGLTGDDNAILEPAMADLPGVAAADAPQLNTSETSAGEDAAAVVQPPQPQPSADAARRKRKRRRQEQLSASASFFERLVQRLMEHQESLHRQFLDAMERRERERAARDEAWRRQEADKFAREATARAQDRASAAAREAAIIAYLEKISGESIALPPPAAASGDDMSQDAAAGKELVPYDGGGGGGGGVCGDTAPGSGGDVGSLHLSTSRWPKHEVEALIRVRTGLEGRFQEPGLKGPLWEEVSARMAAAGYGRSAKRCKEKWENINKYFRKAKESGKKRPAHAKTCPYFDELDRLYSRTGGQSNNGSAGSNSNAGGGDEAKASSELLDAVVRYPDAQGGPPGFMFDREHQNEAGGREEGAADEEEDGGIAKGRAADDEDQDQDDEVESHGGHDDDE from the exons ATGCAGTCCGGCTACGGCGGCGTCTCCGAGTTCCAGCAGTTCATCATGGACGGCGGCTTCGCCAtgtccgcgccgccgcagcagccgcagccgccccagcccgccgccgcccaggaGCTTGGCGGGCCCTTCAGGTACCAGCCGCTGCACCACCACGCCCTGCCGCCGCAGCACCACCACCACGCGCCGCACATGCCGCCGCACTTCGCCCACTTCGGCGCCCCCCCGCAGGCACCCTTCACGCAGCAGCTGCTGCaccaggccgccgccgcggggcaccaccaccacctccagctCTTCCACGAGCAGCACCACCACCACaagcccccgccgccgcagccgcagcagcaccagCCGCAGCAGTCGGCGCCGTCGAGATGGGCTCCgcagcaccaccaccagcagccgcaccagcagcaccaccacCCACACCACCTGGGGTTCGACGTCGAGGCTGTGCCTGAGAGCTCCGGGGCGGGCGCCGGGAGCGCGGCctccggcggcgcggccccTCCGGGCGTCCCTCCGTTCCTGGCGGCCGCCATGAACTTTAAGCTGGCGGTCGACGCcggtggcggcagcggcgccaCAGGGGGAACCGACGACGCCCTCAacgacggaggcggcggcgcgggcagcggcATGATGCTCCAtgtcggtggcggcggcggcggcggcgacgacgaggcGGCCCCCGAGAGCCGGCTCCGGCGGTGGAACGGCGACGAGGAGACCTCCATCAAAGAACCCACCTG GCGGCCGCTCGACATCGACTACTTACACAGCACGAGCAGCAGCAAGAGGGCGCCGGGGAAGGAGAAGGTGGCCACGCCAGAGTCCCCCGCGCCGACTGCCGCGGCGGCCAACTACTTCAAGAAAGGCGACGACAATGCtgctgccgcggccgccgctgccgctgccgcgtccGCGGGCGGCAGCAACTACAAGCTGTTCAGCGAACTGGAGGCCATCTACAAGCCGGGGAGCAGTGGCGCAGGCGGCGCCCAGAcgggctccggctccggcctCACCGGCGACGACAATGCCATCCTAGAGCCGGCCATGGCCGACCTCCcgggcgtggcggccgcggaCGCGCCGCAGCTCAACACATCTGAGACGTCGGCCGgggaggacgcggcggcggtggtgcagCCTCCGCAGCCGCAGCCGTCGGCGGACGCGGCGCGGCGCAAGCGGAAGCGTCGGCGGCAGGAGCAGCTGAGCGCGTCGGCGTCCTTCTTCGAGCGGCTGGTGCAGCGGCTGATGGAGCACCAGGAGAGCCTCCACCGGCAGTTCTTGGACGCCATGGAGCGGCGCGAGCGGGAGCGCGCCGCGCGCGACGAGGCGTGGCGGCGGCAGGAGGCCGACAAGTTCGCCCGCGAGGCGACCGCGCGCGCGCAGGACCGCGCCAGCGCCGCGGCGCGCGAGGCCGCCATCATCGCGTACCTGGAGAAGATCTCGGGCGAGTCCATCGccctcccgccgcccgccgcggcgtccGGCGATGACATGAGCCAGGACGCGGCGGCCGGCAAGGAGCTGGTGCcctacgacggcggcggcggcggcggcggcggcgtttgcGGTGACACGGCGCCCGGCAGCGGTGGCGACGTGGGGTCGCTGCACCTGAGCACGTCGCGGTGGCCGAAGCACGAGGTGGAGGCGCTGATCCGGGTGCGGACGGGGCTGGAGGGGCGGTTCCAGGAGCCGGGGCTCAAGGGCCCGCTGTGGGAGGAGGTGAGCGCgcgcatggcggcggcggggtacGGGCGCAGCGCGAAGCGGTGCAAGGAGAAGTGGGAGAACATCAACAAGTACTTCCGCAAGGCGAAGGAGAGCGGCAAGAAGCGGCCGGCGCACGCCAAGACGTGCCCCTACTTCGACGAGCTGGACCGGCTCTACTCGCGCACCGGCGGGCAGTCCAACAATGGCAGCGCCGGCAGCAACAGCAATGCCGGCGGCGGAGACGAGGCCAAGGCGAGCTCGGAGCTGCTGGACGCGGTGGTCAGGTACCCCGACGCGCAGGGCGGCCCGCCCGGGTTCATGTTCGACAGGGAGCATCAGAACGAGGCCGGAGGCCGAGAGGAGGGCGCGGCCGACGAAGAGGAGGACGGTGGCATTGCCAAGGGGAGGGCCGCCGACGACGAGGATCAGGATCAGGACGACGAGGTGGAGAGCCATGGCGGCCACGATGATGATGAGTAG
- the LOC112885473 gene encoding MADS-box transcription factor 23-like isoform X1: MVAAAAAAPDQRQIVPSDASRKKGRRGRREMRRIEDTTSRQVTFSKRRSGLFKKAHELSVLCDAEVALIVFSPRHRLYQFASATDLQNTIDRYLNHTKGTPTDERVDEPGVEKWKYEATTLGQKIDAIEAYKRKLLGESLGSCSIQELQELELQLEKSLSSIRQRKQKKLMDQILELRQKEQKLAKENAMLRDQQCKALPLLLLNDIKGRMDAAAGGEEEADDGRMEDVETELAIGIGRRWPSNSSVGAEPPQHGSMSA, from the exons AtggtggccgcggcggcggcggcgcccgacCAGCGGCAGATCGTGCCGTCGGACGCCAGCAGGAAGAAggggcgccgcggccgccgcgagaTGCGCCGGATCGAGGACACCACTAGCCGCCAGGTCACCTTCTCCAAGCGCCGGAGCGGCCTCTTCAAGAAGGCCCACGAGCTCTCCGTGCTGTGCGACGCCGAGGTCGCGCTCATCGTCTTCTCACCGCGCCACCGCCTCTACCAGTTCGCCTCCGCCACCGA CTTGCAGAATACAATTGATCGCTACCTGAACCACACAAAAGGCACACCTACAGACGAGAGAGTTGATGAACCAGGCGTAGAG AAGTGGAAATATGAGGCTACAACCTTGGGACAGAAGATTGACGCGATCGAGGCATACAAGAG GAAGCTGCTTGGAGAGAGCCTTGGATCTTGTTCAATTCAGGAGCTACAAGAGCTGGAGTTGCAGCTGGAGAAGAGCCTAAGCAGCATCAGGCAAAGGAAG caaaagaagctgaTGGATCAGATTTTGGAGTTGAGGCAGAAG GAGCAGAAACTCGCAAAGGAGAACGCGATGCTCCGCGATCAG CAGTGTAAGGccctgcctctgctgctgctgaatGATATCAAGGGCCGTATGGATGCTGCTgccggcggcgaagaagaagcGGATGATGGGCGCATGGAGGACGTGGAGACGGAGTTGGCCATCGGAATCGGAAGAAGATGGCCGAGTAATAGCAGTGTgggcgccgagccgccgcagcATGGATCGATGAGCGCATGA
- the LOC112884304 gene encoding putative nitric oxide synthase — MASPHLPFLSFPKTPPPPPPLASPKPLTLHSPLALPSRPRATPAAAPPPDAAGAGPAAPTRGDCFLGRQLATEAAARVLAPDDAERRRRRKEKRRALARKPSGLASCYGCGAPLQTAEDAAPGYVDPATYDLKKRHHQLRTVLCGRCKLLSHGHMVTAVGGHGGYPGGKQFVSAEELREKLSYLRHEKALIVKLVDIVDFNGSFLARVRDFAGANPIILVITKVDLLPRDTDLNCIGDWVVESVVKKKLNVLSVHLTSSKSLVGITGVISEIHQEKKGRDVYILGSANVGKSAFISALLRTMAYKDPVAAAAQKYKPIQSAVPGTTLGPIEIEAFLGGGKLYDTPGVHLHHRQAAVIHADDLPSLAPQSRLKGRCFPANDTDVELSGNSLFWAGLVRIDVVKALPRTRLTFYGPKKLKVNMVPTTEADEFYKTEVGVTLTPPTGTERAEGWAGLQGVRELKIKYEELDRPACDIAISGLGWISVEPLGVPSNSADSNGEEEYDDGELHLIVQVPKPVEVFVRPPLPVGKAASQWYRYQELTEEEEELRPKWHY, encoded by the exons ATGGCGTCGCCGcacctccccttcctctccttCCCCAAAAccccgccaccacctccaccgctCGCTTCCCCAAAGCCTCTGACCCTCCACAGCCCCCTCGCGCTCCCTtcccgcccgcgcgccacccCCGCCGCGGCTCCCCCGCCCGACGCTGCGGGGGCCGGACCCGCCGCGCCCACGCGCGGGGACTGCTTCCTCGGCCGCCAGCTCGCCACCGAGGCCGCCGCGCGCGTCCTCGCGCCCGACGACGCCgagaggcgccgccgccgcaaggaGAAGCGCCGGGCCCTCGCGCGCAAGCCGTCCGGCCTCGCCTCCTGCTACGGATGCGGCGCGCCGCTGCAGACCGCCGAGGACGCCGCGCCAGGATACGTCGACCCCGCAACCTACGACCTG AAAAAGAGGCACCATCAGCTGAGAACCGTTCTGTGCGGAAGATGTAAGCTGCTGTCTCATGGCCATATGGTCACTGCTGTCGGTGGCCACGGGGGCTATCCTGGGGGCAAGCAATTTGTCTCAGCGGAAGAGCTCAGGGAGAAGCTCTCGTACCTGCGCCACGAGAAAGCCTTGATAGTCAAATTG GTTGACATCGTTGACTTCAATGGGAGTTTCCTGGCACGAGTACGCGATTTCGCTGGCGCTAATCCTATTATACTTGTCATAACAAAG GTTGATCTCCTCCCTAGGGACACTGATTTGAACTGCATAGGCGATTGGGTTGTAGAGTCAGTTGTCAAGAAGAAGCTTAA CGTCCTCAGTGTCCATTTGACAAGCTCAAAGTCATTGGTCGGCATCACAGGGGTTATATCAGAGATTCATCAGGAAAAGAAG GGCCGAGATGTATATATACTG GGTTCCGCCAATGTTGGGAAATCTGCATTTATCAGTGCTTTGCTAA GAACAATGGCATATAAGGATCCGGTGGCAGCTGCAGCTCAAAAATACAAGCCAATACAGTCTGCTGTTCCTGGAACCACCCTTGGCCCTATTGAAATTGAAGCATTCTTAGGAGGAGGG AAATTATATGATACACCTGGTGTTCATCTTCACCACAGGCAAGCAGCCGTTATACATGCTGATGATCTGCCTTCCCTCGCACCCCAAAGTCGTCTAAAGGGGCGATGTTTTCCC GCTAATGATACAGATGTTGAATTGAGTGGGAATTCTTTATTCTGGGCTGGACTCGTCCGCATTGATGTTGTCAAG GCTCTTCCACGCACACGACTGACATTCTATGGACCCAAGAAGCTAAAGGTTAACATGGTCCCAACCACAGAAGCAGATGAATTTTACAAG ACTGAAGTTGGAGTGACACTGACTCCCCCAACTGGCACGGAGAGAGCTGAAGGATGGGCGGGGCTGCAGGGTGTTCGCGAGTTGAAGATAAAATATGAAGAACTTGATAG ACCTGCTTGTGACATAGCGATCTCTGGGCTTGGGTGGATTTCTGTGGAGCCATTAGGTGTCCCGTCAAACAGCGCGGATAGCAATGGCGAGGAAGAATATGATGATGGTGAGCTGCACTTGATAGTTCAAGTACCCAAGCCAGTTGAGGTCTTCGTCCGTCCCCCATTGCCTGTCGGTAAAGCAGCATCGCAATGGTATCGGTATCAGGAgctgacagaggaagaagaggagttGAGACCTAAATGGCATTACTGA